One Streptomyces umbrinus genomic window, AGTCCTTCCCGCACATCCGCGCCCGCGACGCGCGCGCGGCACTGGAGGAACTGCCCGAACTGCGGTCCCTGGCAAAGGAGGTCCAGCAGGAAGGCGCCAGGTACGGGCGGCTGTGGGAACTGGTGGAAGCGCTGGACGCCCTGCCGCGCGGAGTCGCCATGCACCCGTGCGGGGTGCTCCTCTCCGACGCCTCACTCCTCGCCCGTACGCCCGTCATGCCGACCAGTGGCGAGGGGTTCCCCATGTCGCAGTTCGACAAGGAGGACGTCGAGGACCTCGGGCTGCTCAAACTGGACGTGCTGGGCGTACGCATGCAGTCCGCGATGGCGCACGCGGTGGCCGAGGTGGAGCGAGCCACGGGGGACCGGGTCGACCTGGACGCCGTCGAGGAGGGCGACCCCGCCACGTACCAACTCATCCGGTCCGCCGAGACGTTGGGCTGCTTCCAGATCGAGTCGCCGGGGCAGCGGGACCTGGTGGGCAGGCTGCAGCCCGCGACCTTCCACGATCTCGTCGTCGACATCTCCCTCTTCCGGCCGGGACCGGTCGCGGCCGACATGGTGCGGCCGTTCATCGAGGCGCGGCACGGCCGGGCGCCGGTCCGCTTCCCGCACCCGGATCTGGAGGAGCCGCTGAGGAGCACGTACGGGGTCGTGGTCTTCCACGAGCAGATCATCGACATCGTCGACATCATGACCGGCTGCGGGCGCGACGAGGCGGACCGGGTGCGGCGCGGGCTGTCCGACCCCGAGTCGCAGGGACGGATCCGCTTCTGGTTCGCGCAGCACGCGGCCGCCCGGGGATACGACGCGGAGACGATCGCCCGGACCTGGGAGATCGTCGAGGCCTTCGGGTCGTACGGCTTCTGCAAGGCGCACGCGGTCGCCTTCGCCGTGCCGACGTACCAGTCGGCCTGGCTGAAGGCACACCATCCCGCCGCCTTCTACGCCGGGCTGCTCACCCACGATCCCGGGATGTATCCGAAGCGGCTGCTGCTCGCGGACGCGCGGCGGCGGGGGGTGCCGATCCTGCCGTTGGACGTGAACCGGTCGGCGGTCGCACACCGTATCGAACTGGTGTCTGAATCCGAGGGGTTCGGCGGGGCGGCCGGGAAGATTCCCAGAGGGGTCGGCAAGGCCTGGGGGGTGCGGCTCGCCCTCTCCGACGTGCACGGCATCAGCGAGGCCGAGGCGGTGCGGGTCGCGGACGGGCAGCCGTACGCCTCGCTGCTCGACTTCTGGGAACGGGCCCGGCCGAGCCGACCGCTGGCCCAACGGCTCGCGCAGGTCGGCGCGTTGGACGCCTTCGGAGCCAATCGCCGTGATCTGCAACTGCACTTGACCGAGCTGCACCGGGGCGCGCGTGGCGGTCGCGGGGACCAACTTCCCCTGGCCGGTGGGCAGAAGACAGCGTCGGCCGGGCTGCCCGACCTCTCCTCGGCGGAGCGGCTCAGTGCCGAGCTGGGTGTGCTCTCCATGGACGCCTCACGTAATCTGATGGACGACCACCGGGCGTTCCTGGACGAGCTGGGAGTGGTCACCGCGCGCCGGCTGCGGGCGGCCCGGCATGGTGAGACGGTCCTGGTCGCGGGCGCCAAGGCGGCCACCCAGACCCCGCCGATCCGCTCCGGCAAGCGGGTCATCTTCACCACCCTGGACGACGGCACGGGCCTGGTCGACCTCGCGTTCTTCGACGACTCCCACGACGCGTGCGCCCACACCGTCTTCCACTCCTGGCTCCTGCTCGTACGGGGAGTGGTGCAGCGGCGCGGCCCGCGCAGCCTCAGCGTGGTCGGCGCGGCCGCCTGGAACCTCGCCGACCTGGTGGAACTGCGGCGCGAGGAAGGCCTGGACGGAGTGGCCCTGCGACTGGCCGAGCCGCAGGGGGAGGACGAGGCCGAGGACGGCTCACGGGACACGGGAGATCCGACGGGCGGCCGTCGAATCCAGATGCCCACGGGATACGAAATGCATCCGTGGGCCGATCTGCGCCCGGCGGGCGAAGGGCCCGCCGGTGGAAAGAAGTTGTGGCACCAGAGCCCGGGGAGTGCGGGATGACCATCCTCTGCGTACGTTTCCAGCTGCCTCCGACGAGCGAGGCCGCCCTGCCCGGGCTCCTCGGCACGCTGGAGGAGTTCACCCCCGTCATCGAGGCGCTGCCGCCCGACGGAGCGCTCGCCGATCTGCGGGGCGCCGAGCGGTACTTCAAGCGGTACTTCGAGCGGGATGTGGGGGAACTGGCCTCGCTGATCCGGGTACGGGCGCTCGCCTGGCACGGCGTCGACTGTGTGATCGGGGCCGGACCCGGGCCGATGTTCGCCCGGATGGCCCTGCGGGAAGCCGCCCCCGGAACGACCCGTGTGGTGCCCGAAGACCCCTGCGCCCTCGCGGAGTTCCTGGAGGAACAGCCCGTGCGTGCCCTGCCCGGAGTCGGCACCGCCACCGCCCGCACCCTGTGCGAGTACGGCCTGGACAGCGTCGGCAAGGTCGCCGCCGCGCCACTGTCCACACTGCAACGGCTCACCAGCGCGCGCATGGGCCGCGAACTGCACGAGATGGCACAGGGCATCGACCGCGGCCGGGTCGTACCGAACGCCGTCTCCCGGTCGCTCGCCGCCGAACGACCCTTCCCGCGCGATGAGTTGGACCCGGACCAGCACCGGCGCGCCCTGCTCTCCGCCGCCGAGGAACTGGGCTCCCGGCTGCGCGCCCTGGAGAAGGTGTGCCGCACGCTCACCCTCACCGTCCGCTACGCCGACCGCTCTACTACGACCCGCAGCCGCACCCTCCCCGAGCCGACCGCCCACTCCTCGGCACTCACCGACGCCGCGTACCGCATGTACGAGGCGCTCGGGCTGCAGCGGGCCCGGGTCCGCGGCATCGTCCTGCGCGCCGAGGGCCTCGACCCTGCCCAACAGGCCTCCTACCAGCTCACCTTCGACCCGGTGGACGAGAAGGTCCGGCGGGTGGAGGAGGTGGCGGACCGGGTCCGGGCGAAGTTCGGGCCGCGGGCGGTGATGCCGGGTTCGTTGGTGGCGTAACGCTCCGCGGGGAGCGGGTGGGGTTGCGGGTCGTTCGGGAGCTGCGGGCCGGATGTGGCTGGTCGCGCGGTTCCCGCGCCCCTGATGAGGCGCCCCCGGCATTCCCGCCAGGTCAGTTGGCCCACGGCGGAGTGATGACCGTGCCGTCCGCCAGCTTCGCCTGGAGGCCGATCGACGTGGTGACCCAGGAGATCGCGGTCTCCTCGGTCGGGTTCTCCACGGCGAGCGTCGCGCCGGGATTGATGATCACCGTGTCGCCCGCGGCGATCCGCTCGGTGCGGCCGTCGAGGGTCATCAGAAGCTCCCCGGTCAGGAGATGGAAGATCTCCTCGTGATTGACCGTGTGCGCGGGCGCCTTCGTGCCTGCGGGGATCTCGCCCCTCCAGGCGCACAGTTCCTTGCTCCCGCTGAGGGGAGTGGCGTACGAGACGAAGCGCGCGCCGTGGATCTCGTGGACGACGGCTTCGGACGAGCGGACTACGGGCACGGCTGCCTCCAGCGGTGAAGGGGGTGGCGAATAAGTGGTCGCGAATGGTCAAGCTGCTTGACTATATGCATCCATGGTCAAGCTGCTTGACCAATTCGTCAAGGGTGTTTCAATGCGTGCGTGCAGAACTCCGAGGCCATGGCCCTGTCCGCCGCCCTGCTCGCCGTCGCCGGCGAGCTCACCCAGCGCATCCACGAGGGTGTTGTCGCCCGTGGGTTCGAGGGGATTCGGCCAGCGCACGGGTTCGCGTTCGCGCGGCTCGCGCCCGGCGGGGCGACGGTCACGGAACTGGCCGCCCATCTGGGCGTGACCAAGCAGGCCGCGAGTCAACTTGTCGATGAGATCGTCCGCAAGGGGTACGCCGAGCGGCGCCCGCACCCCGGCGACGCGCGCGCCCGGCTGGTCGTACTGACCGAGCAGGGCTGGGCCTGTACTCGGGCCGCCGAGGAGTCGGCCGCGGAAGCCGTCGGCCCCTGGGTCGAACTGCTCGGTGAGGGTGAAGTCCGGGCGTTGCGTGACCGTTTGCTGCGCATTGCGCCCTACGGTCCCATCAGGCCCGCCTGGTGACGGTTCCACGGCACGTGTCAGTGCTCCCGGCCGACACCGGAAGTTTTTACTGACGCGTAACTTCACACTTCTACTACTCACTCGTAACTTGGCAAAAGAACAGCATCCTCGTGATCCGGATCACAGGGCGTACGCCATCGCAACTCCCTTGAGCCGCAAGGAGATCACTCGATGCTGCCCTGGAAACGCCTGCTCAGACCCCTAACCGTGCTGCTGCTGACCGCCGCGGTCACCGTCGTCCCCGCCGCCACCGCTGCTTCCGCCGCCACCGCTCAGGCCGAGGCCGCGCCGAGCCGTGGCTGGAACGACTACTCCTGCAAACCGTCCGCCGCCCACCCGCGCCCCGTCGTCCTCGTCCACGGCACCTTCGCCAACTCCGTCGACAACTGGCTGGGCCTCGCGCCCTACCTCGTGAACCGCGACTACTGCGTCTTCGCCCTCGACTACGGGCAGTTGCCCGGCGTGCCGTTCTTCAACGGCCTCGGTCCCATCGACAAGTCGGCGGAGCAGCTCAAGACCTTCGTCGACAAAGTGCTCGCCGCGACCGGTGCGGCCAAGGCCGACCTCGTGGGCCACTCGCAGGGCGGCATGATGCCCCGCCACTATCTGAAGTTCCTCGGCGGAGCCGCCAAGGTGAACGCGCTCGTCGGGATCGCCCCCGACAACCACGGCACCACCCTGAACGGACTCGCCCAACTGCTCGACCACTTCCCCGGCGCGGCCGACCTGCTCTCCACCGCCACCCCCGCCCTCGCCGACCAGGTGGCCGGATCGGCCTTCCTGACCAAACTCAACGCGGGCGGCGACACCGTCCCCGGTGTCCGCTACACGGTCATCGCCACCAAGTACGACGAGGTCGTCACGCCGTACCGCTCCCAGTACCTCGACGGTCCGAACGTACGCAATGTGCTGATCCAGGACCTGTGCGCGGTCGACCTCTCCGAGCACGCGGCGATCGGGCTCATCGACCGGATCGCCTTCCATGAGGTGGCGAACGCCCTTGATCCGGCGCATGCCACCCCGACGACCTGCCTTTCGGTGATCGGCTAGCGGACCGCGCCCCTTCAGGGGCGCGGGGCTGTATCGATGTGCGGCTCCGCCGCGCGGGCGCGACCAGCCACGGACGGCCCGCAGATTCCGTACCGTCCGCCGGTCGCAGGATCTATCGGCTGTGGCGGCCGCCACCCACCGCACGCCGACGGACCGACGCGAACAGCGCCGCCGCGCCGATCGCCAGGGCGGCCGCCCCACCGATCGTGTACGGAGTGGTGTTCGAACCGCCGGTCTCGGCGAGGTTCTCCGAACCGCCGGCGGGCTCGGCGTCGCTCGCGGAGTCGTCCGTCGCCTCGGAGGGGCCCGCCGACCCGGCGGACTCCTTTGTGGTGCCGGAGTCGGAGTCCGAGGCGGTGTCCGCGGCCGCCGTGGCCGTGGCCTGGGTCTTCGGGTCGTCGTCGCCGTGGCCGCCGTGCTCCACGGACGACTCGTCGGTGCCGTCCGCGATCTCCTGGTCGGACGGAGCCGACGCGGTCGGGGCCGTGGAGGCCTCGGCGCCGCCCCCGCTTCCACTCCCGCCCTCTCCGAACACGACGTCGGAGCAGGTGTAGAACGCCTCCGGGGAGTCCGAGCGCTGCCAGATCGAATAGATGAGGTGGCGGCCCGACTTGACCGGGACGACGCCGTCGAAGACGTAGTCGCCGCTCTCCAACCGCGGGTCGGTGACCTTGAGGAACGGCTTCGACTCCAGGTCCGACCACTTCAGGGGCTTCGTCGGGTCGTAGCCGTCCTTGGTGACGTACAGCTCGAACGAGCCCTTGTGCGGGGCGGTTCCCTTGTAGCGGAAGGTGCGGTTGCCCGAGGTCAGCCGGGTGGCCGGCCAGTCGGCGCGGGCCAGGTCGAGGCCCTTGAACTTGTCGTTGCCCGCGCTGCACAGCTTTCCGTCGGGGATGATCTCCTTCGACTTCCCGGCCGCGTTCGCGATGTTGACGCCGTTCCAGTCGTAGAGGGCCTGTGTGCCGCCGGCCGCGACCGCCGCCCTGCAGGCGGCGGACCTCGGGTTCTCCGGACCCTCCGCGAAGCAGCCCGCGACCCTGCTCACCGGGTCGGTCATCGAGCCGTGCGCGACCGCAGGGGCGGCGGCAAGACCGGTCAGGGCGAGCGGGGCGACGCCCACGGCGGCGACCGTGGCGAGGCGGGTGCGGGTGGCCATGCGGCGAGCGGACATGGGGGAACTCCTCGAAGCGGATCCGGGGTGCTTGTGATGCCTGGGGGCGATCAGCAAGCTAGCCCCTCGAAACCGCGAAATCCCCTGCTGGGAGGGGGTGAGGGTGATCCTTATGGTCCGCTTAAGGGGGTGCTGAGACTGCGATCAGGTAGGTACCGTTCCAGCCATGACGAAAACCCCGGAAGAAGCCCCGGCGGACACTCCGTACGAGGCCCGGATCCGCCCCGCCGTCGCCTCCGACACGGCTGCCGTGAAGGCCGTGACCGACGCGGCCTACCGCCCCTACATCGAGCGCATCGGGGTGGTCCCGCAGCCCATGGAGGCGGACCACGCGGCCGACGTCGCGGCGGGGCGGGTGTTCGTCACGGGGGAGCCCGTGACCGGACTCGTGGTGATCGAGGCGCACGAGGACCATCTGTTCCTCGACAGCATCGCCGTCCACCCGGACGCCCATGGGCAGGGCGTGGGGCGCCGGCTCCTGGCCTTCGTGGACGCACACGCGCGTGCGCTCGGACTGCCCGAGGTCAGGCTCTACACGAACGCGCTGATGTGGGAGAACCAGAAGATCTACCCGAAGTACGGGTACGAACTCGTGGAGCGCCGTGTGGACGGGCCGTACGACCGCCTCCACTACCGCAAGCGGCTGGCGCCGTGACGGTTCCTTGCGCCGTGACGACTCCTGGCACCGTGACGGCTCAGCCGTCCGGCCACCACGTGCGTGCGATGTCCTTTCGGACCTCGGGGCGCTCGGCGGGGCGCTCGTCTGCGTCGTCCCGCACGCGACGGGAGTCCGACTTCCTCAGGGGCTTCTGCACGGTTACACGGCGCATGGCTGCCTCCTTGCATCTACCGGGTTCCGCGTTTGTACGGAGGTAGACCGTTCCGGGGAGAGTGACTCATCGGTGCCCGCTTGTCAGTGGCGGTAGTCACGTTTCACCTGTGAGTCCACATGCCGGACAGCTGGAGGTTCCGCGCAGTTCCGACGCGGGTCCGGTGAAGTTCTGTCGCGGCCCGGCGCCGGACCGTTGTCAGTGGCGGGTGTCACTGTGGGCACATGACGAGTAACAGCGCCCGTGAAGAAGCGAAGACCGGTCAAGAGCAGTCCGCTGTCGACTGGGACGCCGAGTCCGCGACGTTCGACGACGAGCCCGACCACGGACTGCGGGATCCCGCCGTGCGCGAGGCCTGGGCGGCGAGGTTGCGCGGCTGGCTGCCGCGCGGGCCGGCCGACGTGCTCGATCTGGGCTGCGGCACCGGCAGCCTGTCGCTCCTCGCGTCCGAGCAGCGGCACCGGGTCACCGGGGTCGACTCCTCGCCGCGCATGGTCGACCTCGCCCGCGCCAAGCTGGCCGGACGTGACGCGGCGTTCCTGGTCGGGGACGCGACCGCCCCGCCGGTCGGGGAGCAGCGCTTCGACGTCGTCCTTGTCCGCCATGTGCTGTGGACGCTGCCCGAACCCGGCCGCGTCCTGCGGTACTGGAGCGGACTGCTCCGCCCCGGCGGACGGCTCGTGCTCATAGAGGGCGTCTGGGGGACGGTGAGCCCGGTCGGCATCTCCGCCGACCGGCTGACCGGACTGCTCGCACCCCTCGCGGAGGACGTCCGCGTGGAGCCGCTGTCCGACGACCCGCTGCTGTGGGGACGAGAGGTGGAGGACGAGCGGTACGCGGTGGTGGCCGTGCCCTGAGGGCTGCCGGCGGGGCTGCCCGGTGTTGAGGGCTGCCGGAGGCTGAGGAATCCCGGGCGGGCCTGCCGGGAGTGGGCGTGCCTAGGCCAGGAGCGCCTCGAAGTCGCCTTCGCGAGCGCGGAGTTCGAGCTCGTCCAGGGCTGCCCGGGCGGCGGCCGCGGCCTGCGGATCGGTGGTCTCCAGGCCGCTCTCCGCGAACTCGTCCTCGTCCAGACGCAGTACGGCCCGGCCGTCGGCGGAGCGCCACAGGTCGAGGTCGAGGTCCTCGACGACCAGCTCGCCCTCGGACACGGCGGCCGGGCGGGTGATGTCGCAGTACCAGCCCTTCAGCACGCCCTCGGGACCACGGACCTCCTTCACCGCGTACCAGCGGTCGCGCCAGTAGTGCTCGGTGAAGACGTCACCCGGTTCGAAGCGTACGAAGCCGAAGTCGCGGACTCCGGCACCGGCCCAGGCCGCTCGGACGGTGACGTGGGTGCCGTCGTCGTGCAGCAGCTCGGCCGGGTAACGGATCTTCGTACGGCCCGCTTTGACCAGGACGATGTCCAACTGGGGAGGGGAGTCAGGAGAGTTCGCGGACATGTTGCACCTCCGTGGCGCAGATCTCGTAGCCGAACCACTTGTTGACCGCGAGCATCGGTTCGTTGCCCGCGTCGTTGGCCGTGAACGCCTCCGTGAAGCCGGCGGCACGGGCGCGGTGCAGGGAGTCGTTCTTGGCGAGCTTGGCGAGGCCGCGGCCTCGGTGGGCGCGGGCCGTGCCGGTCATCACGGTGCCGTAGCGGGTGCCGCCGTCGGTGCGGGCGGCGCTGAACGCCGCGGGGCGGCCGTCGACGACCGCGACCGAGGTCAGTTCATGGCTGAGGAGGGGATGGTGCCAGGTCTCCTTCAGCCAGGCCTCGTAGTCCGTGAACTCGTGGGCGATGTCGCTCGGTTCGTCCAGCAGCGTCTCCGCGTCCAGGTCGAACAGCGGGCGGGGATCGTCGGCGAAGTCCGCGGCCGTGCGCAGTTCGACGTCCGCGGGCGGCTCCTGGAGCGGCGGCAGTGTGCACGTCGCCAGGTCCAGGCGGAGGAAGTGCGCGGAGCGACGGGGGAGGTAGCCGCGCTTCTCCGCGAAGGAGCGGTTCGCCGGCTCGTCCACGACCCGGACGAAGAACCTGGTCATGTCCAGGGCGGAGAGGCGCTCCTCGGCGATCCTCAGGAGCAGCGAGCCCGCGCCCCGGCCCTGGCGGTCCGGGTGCACGTACACGTTCAGATAACCCTGGCCGGGCTGCGGGCTGTCGTACACGATGCCGACCTGGGCCACGCCGACGAGTTCGCCGTCCTCCTCCGCGACGAGCGGCTGGAAGTGGGCGTCGGGGTGGGCGTTCGCGGCGTCGTACGTGATGGCCTCGGGGGTGGAGAGCATGAAGGGGAGCGCCAGGTGCCGGATGCGGGCGAAGCCCTCGGCGTCTCCCGCGCGGAAGTCGCGGACGATCACAGTCATGACGTCGCACGCTACGCGGGCGGTGAGTCCGGGTGCCTCTCATTTTCCCGCCGGTGCGGGACAATCACTGCGTGACGCTGAAGATCGACATCGAGGACGACGCGGGGATCGCGCCCTACGAGCAGGTGCGCGCCCAGATTTCCGAACAGGCGCGGGCCGGGGCGCTGCCGGTGGGGTACCGGCTGCCGACCGTGCGGGGGCTGGCCGAGGAGCTCGGCCTCGCCGCCAACACGGTCGCCAAGGCGTACCGGGCTCTTGAGTCGGACGGGGTCATCGAGACGCGGGGGCGCAACGGAACGTTCGTCGCTGCCGCGGGCTCGGCGGCGGAGCGGGAAGCGGCGTCCGCCGCGCAGGCCTATGCCGATCGGGTGCGGCGGCTCGGGTTGTCCGAGGCCGCCGCCGTCGCCGCGGCCCGGGATGCGCTGCGCGCGGCGTATGGGGCTTCCGGCTGACAGTTGGTGGCTGGTGGCTGGTGGCTGGTGGCTGGTGGCTGGTGGATGACGGTTGGCGCTGGCTTGGCGGTTGCGGCTGACGATTGGCGTTGGCGTTGGAGCCGTCCTGGGATGCTGCCGGTTGTTTGCTGGCTGCGGGTGCGCTGTGGCTGGTCGCGCAGTTCCCCGCGCCCCTGACGGGGCGCCCAGCGGTCAGCCGGTCGGAGGGGCGGCGGGTCGGCCGGTCGGAGGGGCGGTGGCGCGGGTAAGGGGGCCAGGTGGCTCCCTCGTGTGGCGAGTTCGGGAGCGTCCGGATTCGTCGCGCCGGGTTCTGCCGTCGCGGCGGAGTGTTGGGTCGCGCGCCCTACAGATACAAACCCGCGTCCGCGCCCTCTCGTTGGTCCGGGACCGAGGTCGGGGTGGTGCCCCGGCGCAGGGCGTAGAGCTCGGCGAGGGTGGCGCCGTCCCGGGGGAGGCCCTCCTCCGTGCCCAGCCAGGCGGCGGACTCGCGGCGGGTGAGCGGGCCGACCTCGATACGGGCGAGGCAGCGGCCGGGGCGGACGACGGCGGGGTGCAGGCGCTCCAGGTCCTCGTTGGTGGTGACGCCCACCAGGACGTTGCGGCCCTGGCCCAGCAGACCGTCCGTGAGGTTCAGCAGGCGGGAGAGCGCCTGGCCCGCCGTGTGCTTGGCCTCGCCGCGGATCAGCTCGTCGCAGTCCTCCAGCAACAGCAGCCGCCAGCGGCCCTTGCCCGTGCCGTCCTCCTCGCCGATCGCGATGTCCATCAGATAGCCGACGTCGGAGAAGAGCCGCTCCGGGTCCAGCACACAGTCCACCTGGCACCAGTCCCGCCACGAGCGCGCCAGCGTCCGCAGTGCCGACGTCTTGCCCGTACCCGGCGGACCGTGCAGCAACAGCAGACGGCCCGCGATGTCCTCGGGCGTCGTCTTCATCAGGCCGTCCATCGCGTCCGCCACGGGCGCGGTGTAGTTGGCGCGCACCTCTTCCCACGTACCCGCCGAGATCTGGCGGGTCGTGCGGTGCGGTCCGCGCCGGGGCGACACGTACCAGAACCCCATCGTCACGTTCTCCGGCTGGGGTTCGGGCTCGTCGGCCGCGCCGTCCGTGGCCTGGCCGAGCACCTTCTCGGCGAGCTCGGCGCTGGTCGCGGTGACGGTGATGTCGGCGCCCCGGTTCCAGCGCGACACCAGTACTGTCCAGCCCTCTCCCTCGGCGAGGGTCGCGCTGCGGTCGTCGTCGCGCGCGGACCGCAGCACCTGCGCGTCCGGAGGGAGCAGCGTGGCCCCGGACCGTACGCGGTCGATGTTCGCCGAGTGCGAGTGCGGCTGCTCGCCCGTCGCGAAGCGGCCGAGGAACAGCGCGTCGACGACGTCCGACGGTGAGTCGCTGTCGTCGACGTTGAGCCGGATCGGCAGAGCGTCGTGTGGGTTCGCAGACATGCCGCCATGATCCGTCACGTGGGCGACCCGTGCATCCGGTTTCCGCGTTGCGCACCGAAGGGGGCATATCGGAGGCGCATACGGGAGGGGCGAGCCGGAGGGAAGGGTGTCGGTGCGTGTCGGCCGGCCCCCGCGGACCCTGTGTATCCCCTCCGTCCTGTTACAGGGCTGTGGTCGACGGAACCTGTTCTACCGCTGACCCCCGCCGTTACTGTTGCCCTTGATGGGACGTCATGGGTGGAATTCGGGGGCTCGGCGGTGGCGGTTCACCGCTCTGCTCGGTGTGGGCGTGGCCGCTCTGGCCCTGGTGCTGACCCTGATCCACACACTTCCGGGCGACGCGGGAAGCGAGGCCGGCACGACCCGCGACGGTGACAAGGTGCACGGCACGCCGGCCGTTCCCCCGTCGGAGCCGAGGCCCGAGGTGGGCTGGGGCTTCACGCACACCCAGTTCAGCGCGGACGAGGG contains:
- a CDS encoding DUF5925 domain-containing protein — its product is MSANPHDALPIRLNVDDSDSPSDVVDALFLGRFATGEQPHSHSANIDRVRSGATLLPPDAQVLRSARDDDRSATLAEGEGWTVLVSRWNRGADITVTATSAELAEKVLGQATDGAADEPEPQPENVTMGFWYVSPRRGPHRTTRQISAGTWEEVRANYTAPVADAMDGLMKTTPEDIAGRLLLLHGPPGTGKTSALRTLARSWRDWCQVDCVLDPERLFSDVGYLMDIAIGEEDGTGKGRWRLLLLEDCDELIRGEAKHTAGQALSRLLNLTDGLLGQGRNVLVGVTTNEDLERLHPAVVRPGRCLARIEVGPLTRRESAAWLGTEEGLPRDGATLAELYALRRGTTPTSVPDQREGADAGLYL